From a region of the Streptomyces caniferus genome:
- a CDS encoding type I polyketide synthase has product MSDQDGIAIVGMSCRFPGALDAAAYWSALRNGTDGISRFSADELLAAGAPADQVRRPEYVPARGVLGGGDRFDWAYFGYSRADAARIDPQQRVLLECAANALDDAALDPHRFQGWVGVFGGVDSGTPRLEDDGGDVLARMIGREKDYAATRIAYKLGLRGPAVTVQSACSTSLVAVHMACQSLLSYECDAALAGGAALWLPQTRGYLYREGHVLSRDGRCRPFDADATGMLTSSGVGVVVLKRLADALEQGDRVVAVIRGSAINNDGGEKVGFTTPAFAGQRDVIRMAMAQADADPADIRYVEAHGTGTRVGDPIEVAALAAAFGNAPRPEHCWIGSVKSNLGHTGAASGVAGLIKTALMLQGRELVPTLHYQSPNPELRLAETPFRVCAQRGPLAQDGPLLASVSSFGLGGTNAHAVLEAPAVDTRPPARPVPRLFALSAATPGALERLREDTARRLEDADPPRMDDVARTLAVGRREHPHRLAVRAADADGLAVALRETVPSPTVPAATRTAFLFPGQGTLRPGAGRAAYALLPRFREAFDEVAGLAEARFGTRLTTLLDPDTDPGRVRDTGFQHLGLFTLGYALAEQFAAWGVTPEGMLGHSLGEYVAAACAGVWTLPDALALVQERGRVMQEIAEGRMLAVIADRETADSLLGPALDTGKYWVAIDSTDHTVVSGKPEHIAALHTSLEAQEVTTRLLDFDRGAHSPLMDPGTAALRAAVAATTTRGGAPRIVSNLTGAWSRPEDFGDPDYWADHMCGTVRLTDSFGTLLDEGCNVFLELGPGASLSRGVRRHKDWDADGTAVTLLGPSPKEEREALLQALGTLWQRGLPIPLEELAVEPGSMPVSLPPHPLEPSPCTAPSARTTPSGQGPRTTDTPGTGDPLTHERWVQTPAAGAGHHDLVVVAAGPEPGADPGRPPARPRAGTPGDVLTDGFLAALTGADPVGPTVRLGAGELGRVPQAVAEPAATAPLVVVVPDGPADDACTAGLDELADRTEATLLVLAPGAAGFPARGGNGPLTAWADHRARRGGTWPVYVLDPGTGEAPGLPPTLSADAHVYAWDHGHWWSRTEAPLPRPQTEPAPSPVVAVVAPGRAGARHAAELAAAGLRVGAFAAGTAGTAETGPAIAGALGDVRWRHAGERLSQRPDLNAHLDDYCAALIARFVLGRAALEPGTRVAADELRRRLDPDRRHPLVVDFFLRTLRSRGWLHGTDEKFTVDAGAAGLTAAALDRREALGELPGLRLMLEEVAEAFPDVFDGRREPVSVLWPDGEETHLRERLRDNAPAVYDASAALDALADTVRAAGRAAHDDAPLRVLEIGAGHGNFTWRLLEQWPDRGAAEYHVTDVSPLQARRAEVRGAELGLTGLRFGTFDITRDPVEQGLAPGTYDLVVGYNVVHIAPRVRDALRGLGRLLRPGGLLGLVELTRVPLWNDMLNSLAPGWWDFDDDLRQDSIHLDEAAWRQALDETGFTGVRVLPDTEDADHALFLATAAAHSDTARETHPAAHLAAETRRLLPDRTVDAVVLLADGADPRPAADLRADLRDDPSWDGGDIWLVSEDPPAGADWRTAAARGLLDPPESTEPARGHHLRLPRLDAPHLRWLPSLIGRDGVPGVVRVSAAATPPLPTTPATGHLPEGDADVRAAAAEARDAEASGARTPGAHDDGPARLLGELWCEVLGVPRADTTDEFFALGGESLMAVYFLTQIRERLDVRVTMADFMAAPTYGQLLDTVRRALPQQPRPGSGTVEPAVAGPAPAGLITFRATGSRTPAFFVAPAAGSSLCYRELAGLLDDDQPFYGLDSPGLEDGTRPLYRFQDLAAHHIAAIRRVRPHGPYVLGGWSIGAMVAHEMARRFQAMGEQVELLVFVDGLLPHTHGWPVATRPKHLVHNLWYHLQASADAVRGPGRDTGLGKTLALTNGTQAGGRRPGGLQGLGPAFVRVHNAGIRAMLRYRPYPVRCPVVLFKAGMDAPQRARLRDRLAPLYPAGLRVEPVAGDHWTLLSHDHVGRLAEAVDRELAGLREKRR; this is encoded by the coding sequence GTGAGCGACCAGGACGGGATCGCGATCGTCGGCATGTCCTGCCGGTTCCCCGGGGCCCTGGACGCTGCCGCGTACTGGTCGGCGCTGCGGAACGGCACGGACGGCATCAGCCGCTTCAGCGCGGACGAGTTGCTGGCGGCCGGGGCGCCTGCCGACCAGGTGCGGCGGCCGGAGTACGTGCCCGCCCGCGGTGTGCTGGGCGGCGGGGACCGCTTCGACTGGGCCTACTTCGGCTACAGCCGGGCCGACGCGGCGCGGATCGACCCGCAGCAGCGGGTCCTCCTCGAATGCGCCGCGAACGCCCTGGACGACGCCGCCCTCGATCCACACCGCTTCCAGGGATGGGTCGGGGTCTTCGGCGGCGTCGACTCCGGCACACCACGGCTGGAGGACGACGGCGGCGACGTGCTGGCCCGCATGATCGGCCGGGAGAAGGACTACGCGGCCACGCGCATCGCCTACAAACTGGGACTGCGCGGCCCGGCCGTCACCGTGCAGTCGGCCTGTTCCACCTCGCTGGTGGCCGTGCACATGGCCTGCCAGAGCCTGCTGTCCTACGAGTGCGACGCCGCTCTGGCCGGCGGTGCGGCGCTGTGGCTGCCGCAGACCCGCGGGTACCTGTACCGGGAGGGGCACGTCCTGTCCCGGGACGGCAGATGCCGGCCGTTCGACGCGGACGCCACCGGCATGCTCACCAGCAGCGGCGTCGGCGTCGTCGTCCTCAAGCGGCTCGCCGACGCCCTGGAACAGGGGGACCGGGTGGTCGCCGTGATCCGCGGCTCGGCCATCAACAACGACGGCGGCGAGAAGGTCGGCTTCACCACCCCGGCCTTCGCCGGCCAGCGTGACGTCATCCGGATGGCGATGGCCCAGGCGGACGCCGACCCGGCCGACATCCGCTACGTGGAGGCGCACGGCACCGGAACCCGGGTGGGCGATCCGATCGAGGTGGCCGCGCTGGCGGCCGCGTTCGGCAACGCCCCGCGTCCGGAGCACTGCTGGATCGGCTCGGTGAAGAGCAACCTCGGCCACACCGGGGCGGCTTCCGGCGTGGCCGGGCTGATCAAGACGGCGCTCATGCTGCAGGGCAGGGAACTGGTCCCGACCCTGCACTACCAGAGCCCCAACCCCGAACTGCGCCTGGCCGAAACGCCGTTCCGTGTCTGCGCACAGCGAGGTCCGCTCGCGCAGGACGGTCCGCTGCTCGCCTCCGTCAGCTCCTTCGGTCTCGGCGGCACCAACGCGCACGCCGTCCTGGAGGCCCCCGCCGTGGACACCCGGCCGCCGGCCCGGCCGGTTCCGCGCCTGTTCGCCCTGTCCGCCGCCACTCCGGGGGCGCTGGAGCGGCTTCGGGAGGACACCGCCCGCCGACTGGAGGACGCGGACCCGCCGCGGATGGACGATGTCGCGCGGACCCTGGCCGTGGGCCGCCGGGAGCACCCCCACCGGCTCGCGGTCCGCGCCGCCGACGCCGACGGACTGGCGGTCGCGCTGCGCGAGACCGTCCCGTCTCCCACCGTGCCGGCGGCGACGCGGACCGCGTTCCTGTTCCCCGGCCAGGGGACGCTGCGACCGGGCGCCGGGCGGGCCGCCTACGCGCTGCTGCCCCGGTTCCGGGAGGCGTTCGACGAGGTGGCGGGCCTGGCCGAGGCCCGCTTCGGCACCCGCCTGACGACCCTGCTCGACCCGGACACCGATCCGGGCCGGGTACGCGACACGGGGTTCCAGCACCTGGGACTGTTCACCCTGGGCTACGCCCTGGCGGAGCAGTTCGCCGCCTGGGGCGTGACGCCGGAAGGGATGCTGGGGCACAGCCTCGGCGAATATGTGGCCGCCGCCTGCGCCGGAGTCTGGACGCTGCCGGACGCCCTCGCACTCGTCCAGGAGCGCGGCCGGGTGATGCAGGAGATCGCCGAGGGCCGCATGCTGGCCGTCATCGCGGACCGTGAGACCGCCGACAGCCTGCTCGGGCCCGCCCTGGACACCGGGAAGTACTGGGTCGCGATCGACAGCACCGACCACACGGTGGTCTCGGGGAAGCCGGAGCACATCGCCGCGCTGCACACGTCGCTGGAGGCGCAGGAGGTCACCACCCGGCTGCTCGACTTCGATCGCGGTGCCCACTCCCCGCTGATGGATCCGGGCACCGCCGCACTGCGCGCCGCGGTGGCCGCCACCACCACCCGTGGCGGCGCCCCCCGGATCGTGTCGAACCTCACCGGCGCCTGGTCCCGTCCGGAGGACTTCGGCGACCCGGACTACTGGGCGGACCACATGTGCGGCACCGTGCGGCTGACCGACAGCTTCGGCACGCTGCTCGACGAAGGCTGCAACGTGTTCCTCGAACTCGGCCCCGGCGCCTCCCTGTCACGCGGCGTGCGCCGGCACAAGGACTGGGACGCGGACGGGACGGCCGTGACACTGCTCGGTCCCTCGCCGAAGGAGGAACGGGAGGCCCTGCTCCAGGCCCTGGGGACGCTGTGGCAGCGCGGCCTGCCGATCCCGCTGGAGGAGCTCGCGGTGGAACCCGGCTCGATGCCGGTGTCGCTCCCCCCGCACCCGTTGGAGCCCAGCCCGTGCACGGCACCCTCTGCCAGGACCACCCCGTCCGGGCAGGGGCCTCGCACCACGGACACGCCGGGCACCGGGGACCCGTTGACCCACGAGCGCTGGGTCCAGACCCCGGCGGCCGGCGCCGGCCACCACGACCTGGTGGTCGTCGCGGCCGGCCCGGAACCGGGGGCCGACCCCGGCCGCCCGCCGGCCCGGCCCCGCGCCGGGACGCCGGGCGACGTCCTCACGGACGGTTTCCTGGCGGCGCTGACCGGCGCGGACCCGGTCGGGCCGACGGTCCGGCTGGGTGCCGGAGAACTCGGCCGCGTACCGCAGGCGGTCGCCGAGCCGGCCGCCACCGCACCGCTGGTGGTCGTCGTGCCCGACGGACCGGCCGACGACGCGTGCACGGCCGGCCTGGACGAACTGGCCGACCGCACCGAGGCGACACTGCTGGTCCTCGCCCCCGGCGCGGCCGGCTTCCCGGCTCGGGGCGGCAACGGCCCCCTGACGGCCTGGGCCGACCACCGCGCGCGCCGCGGCGGGACGTGGCCGGTGTACGTCCTGGACCCCGGGACCGGCGAAGCCCCCGGCCTGCCGCCCACGTTGTCGGCCGACGCCCACGTCTACGCCTGGGACCACGGTCACTGGTGGTCGCGGACGGAAGCACCGCTGCCCCGGCCGCAGACCGAGCCGGCGCCCTCGCCGGTGGTGGCGGTGGTGGCGCCGGGCCGGGCGGGAGCACGGCACGCCGCCGAACTGGCCGCCGCGGGACTGCGGGTCGGCGCGTTCGCCGCCGGGACCGCAGGCACCGCCGAAACCGGGCCGGCGATTGCCGGAGCCCTCGGCGACGTGCGCTGGCGGCACGCGGGGGAGCGGTTGTCCCAGCGCCCGGACCTCAACGCACACCTGGACGACTACTGTGCCGCGCTCATCGCCCGGTTCGTCCTCGGCCGGGCGGCGCTGGAGCCCGGCACCCGCGTCGCGGCGGACGAGCTGCGGCGCCGTCTGGACCCGGACCGGCGGCACCCGCTGGTGGTGGACTTCTTCCTGCGCACCCTCCGCTCCCGGGGCTGGCTGCACGGCACCGACGAGAAGTTCACCGTCGACGCCGGTGCGGCCGGCCTGACGGCGGCGGCACTGGACCGCCGGGAAGCGCTCGGCGAGCTACCAGGGCTCCGGCTGATGCTGGAGGAGGTGGCCGAGGCCTTCCCCGACGTCTTCGACGGACGGCGCGAACCCGTCTCCGTGCTGTGGCCGGACGGGGAGGAGACACATCTGCGGGAGCGTCTGCGCGACAACGCACCGGCCGTGTACGACGCCTCCGCGGCCCTTGACGCCCTCGCCGACACCGTCCGCGCCGCCGGCCGGGCCGCGCACGACGACGCGCCCCTGCGGGTGCTGGAGATCGGCGCGGGCCACGGCAACTTCACCTGGCGCCTGCTGGAGCAGTGGCCGGACCGGGGCGCGGCCGAGTACCACGTCACCGACGTCAGCCCGCTGCAGGCACGCAGGGCCGAGGTCCGCGGCGCCGAACTGGGCCTCACGGGCCTGCGGTTCGGCACCTTCGACATCACCCGGGACCCGGTGGAGCAGGGCCTCGCGCCCGGGACGTACGACCTCGTCGTCGGCTACAACGTCGTCCACATCGCGCCCCGGGTACGGGACGCGCTGCGGGGCCTCGGGAGGCTGCTGCGGCCGGGAGGACTGCTGGGCCTGGTCGAGCTGACCCGGGTGCCGTTGTGGAACGACATGCTCAACAGCCTCGCGCCCGGGTGGTGGGACTTCGACGACGACCTGCGCCAGGACTCGATCCACCTGGACGAGGCCGCGTGGCGGCAGGCGCTGGACGAGACCGGGTTCACCGGCGTCCGCGTCCTGCCGGACACCGAGGACGCCGACCACGCACTGTTCCTGGCCACCGCCGCGGCCCACTCGGACACGGCCCGGGAGACGCACCCGGCCGCGCACCTCGCCGCCGAGACCCGGCGCCTGCTGCCGGACCGCACCGTGGACGCGGTGGTGCTGCTGGCGGACGGCGCCGACCCGCGCCCGGCGGCGGATCTCCGGGCGGACCTGCGGGACGACCCGTCCTGGGACGGGGGCGACATCTGGCTGGTGAGCGAGGACCCGCCGGCCGGCGCGGACTGGCGGACGGCCGCCGCGCGTGGCCTGCTCGATCCGCCGGAGAGCACGGAGCCCGCCCGCGGCCATCATCTGCGGCTGCCCCGGCTGGACGCCCCGCACCTGCGGTGGCTGCCGTCGCTGATCGGCCGGGACGGGGTGCCGGGCGTCGTCCGGGTCTCCGCGGCCGCCACCCCGCCCCTCCCCACGACCCCCGCCACCGGCCACCTGCCCGAGGGCGACGCGGACGTGCGGGCAGCGGCCGCGGAGGCCCGCGACGCGGAGGCTTCCGGCGCGCGCACGCCCGGCGCTCACGACGACGGCCCGGCGCGCCTCCTGGGAGAACTGTGGTGCGAGGTCCTCGGCGTGCCGCGGGCCGACACGACCGACGAGTTCTTCGCCCTGGGCGGGGAGTCCCTGATGGCCGTCTACTTCCTGACCCAGATCCGTGAACGGCTCGACGTCCGGGTGACCATGGCGGACTTCATGGCCGCCCCCACGTACGGACAGCTCCTGGACACCGTCCGCCGGGCCCTGCCGCAACAGCCGCGACCAGGGTCCGGGACCGTGGAACCGGCGGTGGCCGGCCCCGCCCCGGCCGGCCTCATCACGTTCCGCGCCACCGGGAGCAGAACACCGGCGTTCTTCGTCGCCCCGGCAGCCGGCAGCTCGCTGTGCTACCGGGAACTGGCCGGGCTCCTCGACGACGACCAGCCGTTCTACGGCCTCGACTCGCCCGGCCTGGAGGACGGCACCCGCCCCCTGTACCGGTTCCAGGACCTGGCGGCACATCACATCGCGGCCATCCGCCGGGTCAGGCCGCACGGCCCGTACGTGCTCGGCGGCTGGTCCATCGGGGCGATGGTCGCCCACGAGATGGCCCGGAGGTTCCAGGCCATGGGCGAGCAGGTCGAACTCCTGGTGTTCGTCGACGGGTTGCTGCCGCACACCCATGGGTGGCCGGTCGCCACCCGCCCGAAGCACCTGGTGCACAACCTCTGGTACCACCTCCAGGCCAGCGCCGACGCCGTCCGCGGCCCCGGGCGCGACACCGGTCTGGGCAAGACCCTCGCCCTGACGAACGGAACGCAGGCCGGCGGCCGGCGGCCCGGGGGCCTCCAGGGCCTCGGCCCGGCCTTCGTACGGGTGCACAACGCCGGCATCCGGGCCATGCTCCGCTACCGCCCCTACCCCGTCCGGTGCCCGGTGGTCCTGTTCAAGGCGGGCATGGACGCGCCCCAGCGGGCCCGGCTCCGCGACCGGCTGGCACCGCTGTACCCCGCCGGCCTGCGGGTCGAGCCCGTCGCGGGCGACCACTGGACGTTGCTGTCGCACGACCACGTCGGACGCCTGGCGGAGGCGGTCGACCGGGAGTTGGCCGGTCTGCGGGAGAAGCGCCGGTGA
- a CDS encoding MFS transporter, translating to MSGAAGRGRRGVAALLVAEVASLTGSQLSTVALPWFVLTTTGSVVRMSWVMAAYFVPVALFGIVAGGWAGRVGARRWMILSDLCRFVLTAAVPTLYALGALSFPLLLLLTFLTGAFWAPYMASQQTVLAGVTGEDEHALARTGSLLQGATRTAVVLGPPGGAALVVLLGAPAVLLIDAASFLVAAALVGWAVSDQGRPPEEDSPMRSKVGEAMGVLRRDRLLFFWSVGTMITESAGQALLAAFPVLVKLQFRAGVGMVGALLACFGAGALVGSLLAPLVLRRTTAVRLATSAKVLQVVALIPLAFALPPWGFGVVLVVWGVFVGLTNGPASAVRLLRIPVRLRTEAMAVITTVTLLGGSAGLLLVGVAFEQLGTRVPLVIMLAVQAVGAALFLIGTVRFGGRPKPDAAVPTEGQRSPESPPRTEPLHP from the coding sequence GTGAGCGGCGCGGCGGGACGCGGCCGCCGGGGCGTGGCGGCCCTGCTGGTGGCGGAGGTCGCGTCCCTGACCGGTTCCCAGCTCAGCACGGTCGCCCTGCCCTGGTTCGTGCTGACCACCACCGGCTCGGTGGTGCGGATGAGCTGGGTGATGGCCGCCTACTTCGTGCCGGTCGCACTGTTCGGCATCGTGGCCGGCGGCTGGGCGGGCCGGGTGGGGGCCCGCCGCTGGATGATCCTGTCCGACCTGTGCCGGTTCGTGCTGACCGCCGCCGTGCCGACGCTGTACGCACTGGGGGCGCTGTCGTTCCCCCTGCTGCTCCTGCTCACCTTCCTGACCGGCGCCTTCTGGGCCCCCTACATGGCCAGTCAGCAGACCGTGCTGGCCGGCGTGACGGGCGAGGACGAACACGCCCTGGCCCGTACCGGATCGCTGTTGCAGGGCGCGACCCGCACCGCCGTGGTCCTCGGGCCTCCGGGCGGCGCGGCTCTGGTGGTCCTGCTGGGCGCGCCGGCCGTCCTGCTGATCGACGCGGCGAGCTTCCTCGTCGCCGCGGCGCTGGTGGGGTGGGCGGTGAGCGACCAGGGGCGCCCGCCGGAGGAGGACTCCCCGATGCGCTCCAAGGTCGGCGAGGCCATGGGCGTGCTGCGGCGCGACCGGCTGCTGTTCTTCTGGTCCGTCGGCACGATGATCACCGAATCCGCCGGACAGGCGCTCCTCGCGGCCTTTCCCGTACTGGTCAAGCTGCAGTTCCGGGCCGGCGTGGGCATGGTCGGCGCACTGCTGGCGTGCTTCGGCGCCGGTGCGCTCGTCGGCAGCCTCCTGGCACCACTGGTGCTGCGGCGCACCACCGCCGTACGGCTCGCGACGTCCGCCAAGGTTCTCCAGGTGGTGGCGCTGATCCCCCTCGCGTTCGCCCTTCCGCCATGGGGGTTCGGCGTGGTGTTGGTGGTGTGGGGCGTCTTCGTCGGGTTGACCAACGGCCCGGCGTCGGCCGTGCGGCTGCTGCGCATCCCCGTACGGCTGCGGACCGAGGCGATGGCCGTCATCACCACCGTCACCCTGCTGGGCGGCTCCGCCGGCCTGCTGCTGGTGGGAGTCGCGTTCGAACAGCTCGGTACCCGGGTGCCGCTCGTCATCATGCTCGCCGTTCAGGCCGTGGGCGCTGCCCTCTTCCTGATCGGAACCGTCCGGTTCGGCGGCCGCCCGAAGCCCGACGCCGCCGTGCCGACGGAGGGGCAACGGTCCCCGGAGAGCCCGCCCCGCACCGAACCGCTGCACCCGTGA